The Camelina sativa cultivar DH55 chromosome 18, Cs, whole genome shotgun sequence DNA window atttttttataaaactaagaataaatatttgtatatctaaatcgtttaataatgatagttatattttaaaattaagatacaacattgcttatattttagaaatatctctatatacttattttagCAATGTTAAAACTTTAACcagttttgatttgatatgttaCGAAAATgatattgcattttaattaatcaaataactaacaaaagaaaagtttatatttgtttacaaatatacttatttttttaaactttaaccagttttgatttgatatattacGAAAAATgatattgcattttaattaatcaaataactaacaaaagaaaagtttatatttgtttacaaaataataaaataatatttttgaaatagtAGAATTTGTcaataactttttatttatataactatCTCATAATTAGAAAACCGAAAATAGTTTCAATTAAAACAAGTCTTAAATCTTATCTACACAATGGGGTTTCTAAACAGCAAATGATATCATCTGGTTGGTCTAAACCATTGGGTGTGGAATTCTACATAGCAGATATCAATATCAGTCTGGTAAACCTATAAATGTGGACTTCGTAAGGGACCATTGGTTAGATTAAGCATTCATTGGTTTGAAGCTTGCataaccaaaaattttaaaacgagGGATTGATTGGTTCTTTGGTATATGCAGAAAAGCAAACCTATAGAAATACATTTGATTAATGCATATATCTCATGGACttgtcttgtttatttatttatttggtgtGTTGTCTTTCTCGTACGTGTAATcatgaaattataataacatcCAATGAGAGTTTGATGGATGATACGGATAAAAGTTTTTGGATGAACAAAGAGtaccttttgttttacttgttcTCGAGATCTTCTAAGTGTCATGCTTCTTTTGCTTATTAGCAGTGCTTGTGACATCAGTCCGTCATGACTTGTTACAGAATCTTAGCTATTCAGTGACTAATCTAGATGCTAGATTCATAATCTTTAATTATCAAGAATAAATGAGATGGTTACCGTAGGAGGATTGACAAGGGAGCCAGTGGAGTCGCCTAAGACAAGatctaataataacaaaaaaagtctACATCATAAGTAACTAAACATAGATATAGTAGCCAAAAGTTATGGGATACCAGAAGAGGGGTGTAAACGGTTGAATTGATGGCAGACCGTGGCGGAATACGGAATATGGAGCTTCCACATGAGAAAATGTTGATGTTATTATAGTTTAGACCACAAACAAAAGTAGGCCTAAACTATGAATATGTACTTAATGAGCATAGTTTAGGTACATATTGCGTGTAAGTTGGCTTCTTAATAATTTAGATACAAAACTATGACATACCTAAACTATGTTGACTAAACTATATGTGATCTATCATAGCTTAGGCCACACACAAAAATAgcgaaagaaaagaaataaacaattgCACGtcacaattttaaattttaattgagAATTTATTATTAGAgatttttatcatttattttttctaatcgtatgattttattcttttcagTTGCATTGTTAACAAATTTCATTTCTAATAGAAAATGGAAAGGTATAATATATGTGTGAAAATAtcatctttgtttccttttttgacCGTATAATTTTTTCCAGTTATTAGCTATCAATATTGCTAATTTCGAAGTAGAAActggattttatttttgaaatgttGCCTTTTCCGAAGagaattaactttaaaatttcagTTGGTTTGGAAAGAAAAGTTTAGGAATCGGAAGTGTGGGAAAAGAAatgatgttaattatataatgttAAAAAGCTCTAatagtttaaatttaatttgacaaatcattgaaaataatgttaattatattagaGATTGACAAACTATATAATGTTACtataatgttaattatataatgttaatgtaattaacaTAGTTTACATtaacattataataaattatattaacattaacattactATAGTTTACATTAacattataaaaattaacattaatctatagttattaattatattaatgttaatgtaaattatatagtgttaatataaacattaatattAACAGCACAAATCCAGTATGAGGGCCCTTCTCTTCCTCCAGATTTTAGTCTCCACATCATATATACGCCATTGTGTCTCAGTCACACATATGATCTTGTTCTTTAATGAAGTTATAATGTTAATGtaaactatattaatattaatgttaatgttaatgtaaactatattaacaataaattatataatgttaATATAGTTTACATAaacattaacattaataaattatataatttattgttaatatagtttacataaacattaacattaataaattatataatttattgttaatatagTTTACATTAACATTAACATAGTTTACATTAACATTATAATAATTTACACTAACATTAACATTACTATAGTTTGCATtaacattaatataatttattaatataatatcatttaaaataatgttaattatataatgttaattatttaaaCTATTAAGGAaatctctaatatatttttgaacaaaaaaaaaagcttcttcagTATTTTTAATGGTCAAACACTTCATTCAATAATTTAAGATCCATACACTACAAATGTTGGTACTTCGTGTACAACCAATAATAAGGCGGTATTGAATTAGAAACATACCTTGATCTACTTCATAAGGTCAAAAATTCTAGTGGGTTAGAAAACGTTgcgtttttatatatataatttattcatGAAAACGATAATGAATGGGGATGTAGCTCAgatggtagagcgctcgcttaGCATGCGAGAGGTACGGGGATCGATACCCCGCATCtccaattttaaatttttactcGTTTTTTGCctttaaatatttaactttaaaatattttctctagAGGTGATTTGGCTTCGGATGGGATTGAATTCACCGGAATCGGAGTGTTGACGGCAACGTTGTATGTGTGTTAGCCACGTGTGATATTGAGATTACGTATCTTCATCTTTTGGGCTGTAATTGGGCTTGtaaactctgttttgatttttcaataaaactcagtgttcaaagaaaaaaaaaaaaaaaaaaaaaNGGAATCTCCAACAGTCAGTTTGATCCTTTGAATTCTTTGCACAATTACACAACACGTCTCTAACAATCTCAATTCACCAGTCAACAAACAAAGACTTAAAGACACCACACACTTCAACACTTATCTTTTTTACTCCCGTGTTCTGTCTTAAATCATTGAATCTTCCTATcgacaaaagaaataaaaagaagaaaaaagagacatGGCAGACAAAACCGATCGTATGAACGATCTCACGACTTTTATCTCGACGAACACCGGAGTTAAAGGACTCGTCGATGCCGAAATAACCGAAGTTCCTCGAATCTTCCATGTTCCTTCTTCAACCTTATCAAACAACAGACCTTCGGATATCTCCGAGGATGACCTCACCGTCCCAATCATCGACCTCGGAGAAATCAGTAATGATGTTACATCTGCAAGAAACAGCGTCGTTTCAAAGATCAAAGACGCAGCTGAGAAGTGGGGATTTTTTCAGGTGATCAATCATGGTGTTCCTTTAACTGTTCTTGAAGAGATGAAACAAGGAGTTCGAAAGTTTCACGAAGAAGATCCAGAGGTGAAGAAACAATACATGTCTAGCGATTTAAACAAGAGATTTCTTTATAACAATAATTTCGATCTCTATCATTCTTCTCCTATGAATTGGAGAGACTCCTTCACTTGTTACATTGCTCCAGATCCTCCAAATCCAGAGGATATTCCAGTAGCGTGCAGGTAACTTTTATAGTGATTAATAGTATATTTGTTGTGATTAATTATTCTATTTCTTACCATCCACAATACATAATTTAAAAGTAGACAATCTGATATTACCTTCGTTTAGGTTCGATGTATTTTGTTTACTTGGTAATTGGTTCACTTTGATTCGGATACACTAGAATAGTTTTTAGCATTTGGTGATTATTTCGAGTAAGAGTAACGaagataattttcttttaattcttaatatatgATGATTTTAGGGGTGCTGTGATCGAATACACGAAGCATGTAATGGAATTGGGAGATTTGCTCTTCCAACTTCTATCAGAAGCTTTAGGTTTAGACTCTGAGATACTGAAGAGGATGGATTGTCTTAAGGGTTTGTTCATGGTTTGCCATTACTATCCACCTTGCCCTCAGCCAGACCTAACTTTGGGGATAAGTAAACACACCGATAACTCTTTCTTCACGCTACTTCTTCAAGACCAAATCGGCGGTCTTCAAGTTCTCCATCAAGATTATTGGGTCGATGTCCCTCCTGTTTCTGGAGCTCTTGTCGTCAACATTGGTGATTTCATGCAGGCAAGTCCAATTGTTGCATtctttcaactaaaaaaaaaacagtctttCCATATATATTTGAGACATTCTGCTTTGCAGCTGATAACGAACGACAAGTTTTTGAGTGTGGAGCATAGGGTACGAGCGAACAGAGATGGACCGCGGATTTCCATTGCTTGCTTCTTTAGCTCAAGTCTGTCTCCAAATTCCACGGTTTATGGACCGATTAAAGAGCTCTTGTCTGATGAAAACCCTGCAAAGTACAAAGATATCACCATACCAGAGTACACTGCAGGATACCTTGCAAACATCTTTGATGGAAAGTCATATTTGTCTAATTTCAGGATATGANNNNNNNNNNNNNNNNNNNNNNNNNNNNNNNNNNNNNNNNNNNNNNNNNNNNNNNNNNNNNNNNNNNNNNNNNNNNNNNNNNNNNNNNNNNNNNNNNNNNNNNNNNNNNNNNNNNNNNNNNNNNNNNNNNNNNNNNNNNNNNNNNNNNNNNNNNNNNNNNNNNNNNNNNNNNNNNNNNNNNNNNNNNNNNNNNNNNNNNNNNNNNNNNNNNNNNNNNNNNNNNNNNNNNNNNNNNNNNNNNNNNNNNNNNNNNNNNNNNNNNNNNNNNNNNNNNNNNNNNNNNNNNNNNNNNNNNNNNNNNNNNNNNNNNNNNNNNNNNNNNNNNNNNNNNNNNNNNNNNNNNNNNNNNNNNNNNNNNNNNNNNNNNNNNNNNNNNNNNNNNNNNNNNNNNNNNNNNNNNNNNNNNNNNNNNNNNNNNNNNNNNNNNNNNNNNNNNNNNNNNNNNNNNNNNNNNNNNNNNNNNNNNNNNNNNNNNNNNNNNNNNNNNNNNNNNNNNNNNNNNNNNNNNNNNNNNNNNNNNNNNNNNNNNNNNNNNNNNNNNNNNNNNNNNNNNNNNNNNNNNNNNNNNNNNNNNNNNNNNNNNNNNNNNNNNNNNNNNNNNNNNNNNNNNNNNNNNNNNNNNNNNNNNNNNNNNNNNNNNNNNNNNNNNNNNNNNNNNNNNNNNNNNNNNNNNNNNNNNNNNNNNNNNNNNNNNNNNNNNNNNNNNNNNNNNNNNNNNNNNNNNNNNNNNNNNNNNNNNNNNNNNNNNNNNNNNNNNNNNNNNNNNNNNNNNNNNNNNNNNNNNNNNNNNNNNNNNNNNNNNNNNNNNNNNNNNNNNNNNNNNNNNNNNNNNNNNNNNNNNNNNNNNNNNNNNNNNNNNNNNNNNNNNNNNNNNNNNNNNNNNNNNNNNNNNNNNNNNNNNNNNNNNNNNNNNNNNNNNNNNNNNNNNNNNNNNNNNNNNNNNNNNNNNNNNNNNNNNNNNNNNNNNNNNNNNNNNNNNNNNNNNNNNNNNNNNNNNNNNNNNNNNNNNNNNNNNNNNNNNNNNNNNNNNNNNNNNNNNNNNNNNNNNNNNNNNNNNNNNNNNNNNNNNNNNNNNNNNNNNNNNNNNNNNNNNNNNNNNNNNNNNNNNNNNNNNNNNNNNNNNNNNNNNNNNNNNNNNNNNNNNNNNNNNNNNNNNNNNNNNNNNNNNNNNNNNNNNNNNNNNNNNNNNNNNNNNNNNNNNNNNNNNNNNNNNNNNNNNNNNNNNNNNNNNNNNNNNNNNNNNNNNNNNNNNNNNNNNNNNNNNNNNNNNNNNNNNNNNNNNNNNNNNNNNNNNNNNNNNNNNNNNNNNNNNNNNNNNNNNNNNNNNNNNNNNNNNNNNNNNNNNNNNNNNNNNNNNNNNNNNNNNNNNNNNNNNNNNNNNNNNNNNNNNNNNNNNNNNNNNNNNNNNNNNNNNNNNNNNNNNNNNNNNNNNNNNNNNNNNNNNNNNNNNNNNNNNNNNNNNNNNNNNNNNNNNNNNNNNNNNNNNNNNNNNNNNNNNNNNNNNNNNNNNNNNNNNNNNNNNNNNNNNNNNNNNNNNNNNNNNNNNNNNNNNNNNNNNNNNNNNNNNNNNNNNNNNNNNNNNNNNNNNNNNNNNNNNNNNNNNNNNNNNNNNNNNNNNNNNNNNNNNNNNNNNNNNNNNNNNNNNNNNNNNNNNNNNNNNNNNNNNNNNNNNNNNNNNNNNNNNNNNNNNNNNNNNNNNNNNNNNNNNNNNNNNNNNNNNNNNNNNNNNNNNNNNNNNNNNNNNNNNNNNNNNNNNNNNNNNNNNNNNNNNNNNNNNNNNNNNNNNNNNNNNNNNNNNNNNNNNNNNNNNNNNNNNNNNNNNNNNNNNNNNNNNNNNNNNNNNNNNNNNNNNNNNNNNNNNNNNNNNNNNNNNNNNNNNNNNNNNNNNNNNNNNNNNNNNNNNNNNNNNNNNNNNNNNNNNNNNNNNNNNNNNNNNNNNNNNNNNNNNNNNNNNNNNNNNNNNNNNNNNNNNNNNNNNNNNNNNNNNNNNNNNNNNNNNNNNNNNNNNNNNNNNNNNNNNNNNNNNNNNNNNNNNNNNNNNNNNNNNNNNNNNNNNNNNNNNNNNNNNNNNNNNNNNNNNNNNNNNNNNNNNNNNNNNNNNNNNNNNNNNNNNNNNNNNNNNNNNNNNNNNNNNNNNNNNNNNNNNNNNNNNNNNNNNNNNNNNNNNNNNNNNNNNNNNNNNNNNNNNNNNNNNNNNNNNNNNNNNNNNNNNNNNNNNNNNNNNNNNNNNNNNNNNNNNNNNNNNNNNNNNNNNNNNNNNNNNNNNNNNNNNNNNNNNNNNNNNNNNNNNNNNNNNNNNNNNNNNNNNNNNNNNNNNNNNNNNNNNNNNNNNNNNNNNNNNNNNNNNNNNNNNNNNNNNNNNNNNNNNNNNNNNNNNNNNNNNNNNNNNNNNNNNNNNNNNNNNNNNNNNNNNNNNNNNNNNNNNNNNNNNNNNNNNNNNNNNNNNNNNNNNNNNNNNNNNNNNNNNNNNNNNNNNNNNNNNNNNNNNNNNNNNNNNNNNNNNNNNNNNNNNNNNNNNNNNNNNNNNNNNNNNNNNNNNNNNNNNNNNNNNNNNNNNNNNNNNNNNNNNNNNNNNNNNNNNNNNNNNNNNNNNNNNNNNNNNNNNNNNNNNNNNNNNNNNNNNNNNNNNNNNNNNNNNNNNNNNNNNNNNNNNNNNNNNNNNNNNNNNNNNNNNNNNNNNNNNNNNNNNNNNNNNNNNNNNNNNNNNNNNNNNNNNNNNNNNNNNNNNNNNNNNNNNNNNNNNNNNNNNNNNNNNNNNNNNNNNNNNNNNNNNNNNNNNNNNNNNNNNNNNNNNNNNNNNNNNNNNNNNNNNNNNNNNNNNNNNNNNNNNNNNNNNNNNNNNNNNNNNNNNNNNNNNNNNNNNNNNNNNNNNNNNNNNNNNNNNNNNNNNNNNNNNNNNNNNNNNNNNNNNNNNNNNNNNNNNNNNNNNNNNNNNNNNNNNNNNNNNNNNNNNNNNNNNNNNNNNNNNNNNNNNNNNNNNNNNNNNNNNNNNNNNNNNNNNNNNNNNNNNNNNNNNNNNNNNNNNNNNNNNNNNNNNNNNNNNNNNNNNNNNNNNNNNNNNNNNNNNNNNNNNNNNNNNNNNNNNNNNNNNNNNNNNNNNNNNNNNNNNNNNNNNNNNNNNNNNNNNNNNNNNNNNNNNNNNNNNNNNNNNNNNNNNNNNNNNNNNNNNNNNNNNNNNNNNNNNNNNNNNNNNNNNNNNNNNNNNNNNNNNNNNNNNNNNNNNNNNNNNNNNNNNNNNNNNNNNNNNNNNNNNNNNNNNNNNNNNNNNNNNNNNNNNNNNNNNNNNNNNNNNNAGAGCTCTTGTCTGATGAAAACCCTGCAAAGTACAAAGATATCACCATACCAGAGTACACTGCAGGATACCTTGCAAACATCTTTGATGGAAAGTCATATTTGTCTAATTTCAGGATATGAGAAAAGTCTTGTCCGACTTAGTGAATGATTGCTATATATTTGTGTTCTTTTGCATATGTTAAGC harbors:
- the LOC104760606 gene encoding 1-aminocyclopropane-1-carboxylate oxidase homolog 10-like isoform X1, producing MADKTDRMNDLTTFISTNTGVKGLVDAEITEVPRIFHVPSSTLSNNRPSDISEDDLTVPIIDLGEISNDVTSARNSVVSKIKDAAEKWGFFQVINHGVPLTVLEEMKQGVRKFHEEDPEVKKQYMSSDLNKRFLYNNNFDLYHSSPMNWRDSFTCYIAPDPPNPEDIPVACRGAVIEYTKHVMELGDLLFQLLSEALGLDSEILKRMDCLKGLFMVCHYYPPCPQPDLTLGISKHTDNSFFTLLLQDQIGGLQVLHQDYWVDVPPVSGALVVNIGDFMQLITNDKFLSVEHRVRANRDGPRISIACFFSSSLSPNSTVYGPIKELLSDENPAKYKDITIPEYTAGYLANIFDGKSYLSNFRI
- the LOC104760606 gene encoding 1-aminocyclopropane-1-carboxylate oxidase homolog 10-like isoform X2, encoding MADKTDRMNDLTTFISTNTGVKGLVDAEITEVPRIFHVPSSTLSNNRPSDISEDDLTVPIIDLGEISNDVTSARNSVVSKIKDAAEKWGFFQVINHGVPLTVLEEMKQGVRKFHEEDPEVKKQYMSSDLNKRFLYNNNFDLYHSSPMNWRDSFTCYIAPDPPNPEDIPVACRGAVIEYTKHVMELGDLLFQLLSEALGLDSEILKRMDCLKGLFMVCHYYPPCPQPDLTLGISKHTDNSFFTLLLQDQIGGLQVLHQDYWVDVPPVSGALVVNIGDFMQLITNDKFLSVEHRVRANRDGPRISIACFFSSSLSPNSTVYGPIKELLSDENPAKYKDITIPEYTAGYLANIFDGKSYLSNFRI